DNA sequence from the Tenacibaculum mesophilum genome:
TTGGACTATCTTTAACAACATCTGCTATTTTAAGGTTTAACACTCCACTTTGCTGTGTTCCCATAATATTTCCCGGACCACGAAGTTTTAAATCTACTTCAGCAATTTTAAATCCATCTGTAGTTTCTACCATAGTTTGTAATCGAGTTTTTCCGTCAGAAGATAATTTGTAACTCGATAATAAAATACAGTAACTCTGTTCAGCTCCACGTCCTACTCTTCCTCGCAATTGATGTAACTGACTTAATCCAAAACGTTCAGCACTCTCTATAACCATTACTGAAGCATTTGGTACGTTCACTCCTACTTCAATAACCGTAGTTGCTACCATAATTTGCGTATCTCCTTTTGCGAAACGTTCCATTTCATAGTCTTTATCAGCAGGTTTCATTTGACCATGAACAATACTAATTTGATATTTAGGAGAAGGAAATTCTCTAGAAATACTTTCATATCCATCCATTAAGTCTTTGTAATCCATCGCTTCAGATTCTTGGATTAAAGGATATACCACATAAGCTTGTCTCCCTTTAGCAATTTCATCTTTCAAGAACTTAAAAACACCCAAACGATTACTATCATAACGGTGTACAGTTTTAATTTCTTTACGTCCAGGAGGCAATTCATCAATTACGGAAATATCTAAATCACCATACACAGACATAGCCAATGTTCTTGGTATAGGTGTCGCAGTCATCACCAAAATATGAGGAGGAATAGCTCTTCCATCAGATGAACTTTTTTCCCACAACTTTCTTCTCTGTGCTACTCCAAAACGATGTTGCTCATCAATAATAGCAATCCCTAGATTTTTAAACTGTACTTTTTCTTCTAAAATAGCGTGAGTGCCAATCAAAATATGCAAAGAACCATCTAGTAAGCTTTCATGAATTTCTCTACGTTTTTTTGTTTTGGTAGATCCTGTTAATAATTCAACTTTAATATCGGTTTTCTCTAATAATTCTATTATCCCATTATAGTGCTGTGTTGCAAGTATCTCTGTCGGTGCCATAATTGTGGCTTGATAGCCATTATCAATGGCTAACAACATAGTTAATAATGCTACAATCGTTTTCCCAGAACCTACATCACCTTGTAATAATCGATTCATATGTGCTCCAGAGCCTACATCCTTACGAATTTCTTTCAATACTCGTTTTTGAGCTCCCGTTAAGTCAAAAGGTAAATGATTGTTGTAAAAATTGGTAAACTCCTCTCCTACCTGTTCAAAAACAAATCCTTTTAGTTTTGATTTTCGTATGAGTTTTTTCTGTAGTAATTGTAACTGAATAAAGAATAATTCTTCAAACTTCAATCGATATTGCGCTTTGGCTAATAATTCTTGATTCTTAGGAAAGTGAATATTTAATAACGATTCTTTTTTACCTAAGAATTGATGTTCTTCAATAAAATAAGCCGGAAAAGTTTCTTCTATTTCATTATACGCTTGTTGAAACAAGTTTTGAATCATCGTACGCATAACCTTGTTACTTATTCCTTTCGTGCTTAATTTTTCAGTAGAAGGATATACCGGTTGCATAGCCATTTGTAGCTTGCTTTTGTATTCTTTTACTGTCTCCATTTCTGGGTGTGGCATATTAGGAATACCATTATACCAGTTTAATTTCCCATAAATAACGTACGGAACGTTTACTTTTAAACTATCTTTAATCCATTTTACACCTTTAAACCAAACTAACTCCATAGTACCTGTAGCATCTGAAAAAGTAGCCACTAACCTACTTCCTCTTTTTTGCTTTACGGTTTTTACGCCCGTAATCTTACCTACTATTTGTACTTCAGCAGAGTTTTGTTGCAACTGATTAATCGTATAAAACTGTGTTTTATCAATATATCTAAACGGAAAAAGATGCAACAGGTCATTACAAGTCTTAATACCTAACTCGGTAAATAGTAACTCTGCTCTGGCAACACTAATTCCTTTTATATATGTTACGGGGTGGTTTAAATTCATTAAGAACGAAAATACAAAAAGCCATTAAAATCAACTATCTTTGCACTCTTAAATTCATCAAATGAGATTACATAGAAATTTAGTTTTCGCGGTTATTGATAGCTTACGCGATATTTTTAATGAAGATGTGTATGCAGACAAAGCTGTTGAAAAAGCTTTAAAGAGAGATAAACGCTGGGGAGCACGTGATAGAAAGTTTGTTGCTGAAACTATTTATGATGTGGTTCGTTGGAAACGATTATATGCAGAAATAGCAAATGTAAAAGCACCGTATTCTCGTCCTGATTTATGGCGATTATTTGCTGTTTGGTGTGTACTAAAAGGAATTCAGTTACCAGATTGGAATCAAATAGAACCTACCCCTACTAGAAGAATTAAAGGTAAGTTTGATGAGCTATTAAAAACAAGAAAATTTAGAGAGTCTATTCCTGACTGGATTGATGAAATTGGTGTACAAGAATTAGGTGAAGAGGTTTGGACCAAAGAAATAGCTGCTTTAAACAAACAAGCAGAGGTTATTTTACGTACAAACACTTTAAATACAACCAAAGCTCATTTACAAAAACAGTTAGCTTCTGAAGGAATTGACACTGAATTTATTAAAGGATATGATGATGCTTTAAAATTAGTAGAAAGAGCTAATGTTTTTAAAACAGAGGCCTTTAAAAAAGGCTTTTTTGAAGTGCAAGACGCTTCTTCACAATTAGTAGCTGCTTATTTAGATGTAGAACCAGGCATGAAGGTTGTTGACACTTGTGCTGGTGCTGGTGGTAAAACGTTACACTTAGCTTCTTTAATGAAAAATAAAGGACAAGTTATAGCAATGGATATTTACGAGAGTAAATTGAAAAAACTAAAAGTACGTGCTAGAAGAAACGGGGTTCACAATATTGATACTCGTGTAATTGATTCAACCAAAGTAATTAAAAAATTACAAGGAAAAGCTGATAGGGTATTAATTGATGCTCCATGTTCTGGTTTGGGAGTAATTAGAAGAAACCCTGACAGTAAGTGGAAATTACAACCTGAGTTTTTAGATAAAATTCGTGGTACACAACAAGAAGTATTACAACAATACTCTAAAATGGTAAAGCCAGGTGGGAAAATGGTATATGCCACTTGCTCAGTATTACCTTCAGAAAATCAACAACAAGTTGAGTTCTTTTTAGCTTCTGATGCAGGAAAAGATTTTAAATTTGTAAAAGACGAAAAAGTACTATCGCATAAATCTGGTTACGACGGATTTTATATGGCCTTACTAGAAAGAAAGTAAACTGTAAAAATAAAATATATTAAAAAAGGCTCGGGATAATATCTCGAGCCTTTCCTTTCAATCAACTATTAAAAACTAACTAATCACTAAACATTACTTGTTAAGTAATTATATGTTTATGTGACGACTATTTTCTAGTGTTGTTACACTAATTACTAGTCTTTAACATTATTTTATGAAAGCCTTCTACTTACAAGTTAATCACTTTCTTTTTTTACTTGTGCACTACTCTTTGATTTACAGTCTGTTTTGGATTTTGAGTTATTTATAACTACATTTAACAATAACTAACTAAAAAACTATGTTTTATGACAGATTCAAACAAACCCGCCACACTTTTTTGGATTATTGGTATTGCAGCCTTAGTTTGGAATGGACTAGGTGTTATGTCTTATATTGGTCAAGCTTACATGACAGATGAAGTCAGAGCTGCTTTACCTGAAGCAGAAAGGGCTTTATATGAAAATGTTCCTACTTGGGTTACCGCTGCTTTTGCTATAGCCGTTTTTGGAGGATTACTTGGTAGTGCTTTTTTATTAATGAGAAAAAAGTTAGCAAGACCTATGTTTTTAATTTCACTAATAGCTATTGTAGTTCAAATGTCGTATAACTTATTTATGAGTAGAGCATCTGAAGTATACGGACCTGGAAGCATTATAATGCCTATAATGGTAATTGTTATAGGTGTGTTTTTATTAATGTATTCAAAAAAGACAATAGCGAAAGGCTGGTTGTCATAATAATACTAAGAAATATAAAACTTTAAAAGCTGTCTTTCTTAAGGCAGCTTTTTTTATTCAAATAGAACAAAAATAAATTCGGCAACACAGGCTGGTTTTTCCTGCCCCTTTATTTCTATCGTACAATCAAAAGTTAACTTTTTACCGTTTTGAAAGTCTTCTATTAGTTTAACGGAACTAATTAAACGTAATTCACTATCTACAGGCACAGGGTTTGGAAAACGAACTTTATTTAATCCGTAGTTTAACCCCATAATTACACTTTTTACTTCAAATTGTTTAGAAATTAGTTCCGATAACATAGAAACGGACATAAATCCGTGCGCTATCGTTGTTTTTGTTGGAGAATATTTAGCAGCTTTTTCTTCATCGATGTGAATCCACTGTTTATCTAATGTAGCATTGGCAAAATCATTAATCATTTGTTGAGTTACAGTATACCACTCTCCTACCGGTAACTGTTTTCCTTCTATATTAGAAAGTTCTTTTAAATTTTCAAAAACTAATTTTTTCATATCCTTTATTTACCAAATACATCTTTTTTTATTCGAGGAAGCTCCAATTTATACTGTACAGCAATTGTTCTTACAAGAATAATTATTCCTGCAGAAATAACAAAAAGTACATCTTCATTGATGTTTAAAGGATATAAAAGTAGGTATACAATTCCTCCTGCTAAACAGGCTGACGCATATATTTCTCTATGAAAAATTAACGGAATTTCATTTGTTAGCACATCCCTAATTACACCTCCCATTACTGCGGAAGACATCCCCATTACTAAAGCTACAAATGGATGTAAATTAAAATTTATTCCTTTTTGAACACCTAATAACGTAAACACACTTATACCAATAGTATCAAACAAAAACATTGTTCTTCTTAACGGTGCTATTTTACTTCGAAATAAAAAAGTTGCTGCAACAGCTATTAATATTGTCCAGATATAGTTAATATCTCCAATCCAGTTTATAGGATGTGCATTAATAAGTACATCTCTAGTCATTCCACCTCCAACGGCAGTCACAAAAGCTATGATAATGACTCCAAAAACATCAAACTTTTTTCTAATAGCAACTAATGCTCCACTAATAGCAAAGGCAAAAGTTCCAGCAATGTCTATGGCGTAAATTACATCCATTTATATTGATATTTCAGAGAATTGTATTTGTAATGTTCTTTCTACTTCAGCTAAACGACTTCTTTCATTTTGAAGAATTAAAGCTAAAGAAACTCCTCTTTTCCCTGCTCTAGCAGTTCTACCACTTCGGTGTGTATAGTACTCTAGTTGTTCTGGTAATTGATGATGAATAACAAAAGTTAAGTTTTGAACATCAATTCCTCTGGCTGAAACATCTGTTGACACCAATACTTGCAGGTTTCTATTTTTAAAAGCACGCATTACCTTATCACGTTCTTTTTGTTGCATGTCCCCTTCAAGAGCTTCTACCGAAAACCCAT
Encoded proteins:
- the recG gene encoding ATP-dependent DNA helicase RecG, translated to MNLNHPVTYIKGISVARAELLFTELGIKTCNDLLHLFPFRYIDKTQFYTINQLQQNSAEVQIVGKITGVKTVKQKRGSRLVATFSDATGTMELVWFKGVKWIKDSLKVNVPYVIYGKLNWYNGIPNMPHPEMETVKEYKSKLQMAMQPVYPSTEKLSTKGISNKVMRTMIQNLFQQAYNEIEETFPAYFIEEHQFLGKKESLLNIHFPKNQELLAKAQYRLKFEELFFIQLQLLQKKLIRKSKLKGFVFEQVGEEFTNFYNNHLPFDLTGAQKRVLKEIRKDVGSGAHMNRLLQGDVGSGKTIVALLTMLLAIDNGYQATIMAPTEILATQHYNGIIELLEKTDIKVELLTGSTKTKKRREIHESLLDGSLHILIGTHAILEEKVQFKNLGIAIIDEQHRFGVAQRRKLWEKSSSDGRAIPPHILVMTATPIPRTLAMSVYGDLDISVIDELPPGRKEIKTVHRYDSNRLGVFKFLKDEIAKGRQAYVVYPLIQESEAMDYKDLMDGYESISREFPSPKYQISIVHGQMKPADKDYEMERFAKGDTQIMVATTVIEVGVNVPNASVMVIESAERFGLSQLHQLRGRVGRGAEQSYCILLSSYKLSSDGKTRLQTMVETTDGFKIAEVDLKLRGPGNIMGTQQSGVLNLKIADVVKDSPILHVARKAAINLLHEDPNLSEIKNSSLLKAYEKLRKTSGIWSNIS
- a CDS encoding trimeric intracellular cation channel family protein, which encodes MDVIYAIDIAGTFAFAISGALVAIRKKFDVFGVIIIAFVTAVGGGMTRDVLINAHPINWIGDINYIWTILIAVAATFLFRSKIAPLRRTMFLFDTIGISVFTLLGVQKGINFNLHPFVALVMGMSSAVMGGVIRDVLTNEIPLIFHREIYASACLAGGIVYLLLYPLNINEDVLFVISAGIIILVRTIAVQYKLELPRIKKDVFGK
- a CDS encoding RsmB/NOP family class I SAM-dependent RNA methyltransferase, with translation MRLHRNLVFAVIDSLRDIFNEDVYADKAVEKALKRDKRWGARDRKFVAETIYDVVRWKRLYAEIANVKAPYSRPDLWRLFAVWCVLKGIQLPDWNQIEPTPTRRIKGKFDELLKTRKFRESIPDWIDEIGVQELGEEVWTKEIAALNKQAEVILRTNTLNTTKAHLQKQLASEGIDTEFIKGYDDALKLVERANVFKTEAFKKGFFEVQDASSQLVAAYLDVEPGMKVVDTCAGAGGKTLHLASLMKNKGQVIAMDIYESKLKKLKVRARRNGVHNIDTRVIDSTKVIKKLQGKADRVLIDAPCSGLGVIRRNPDSKWKLQPEFLDKIRGTQQEVLQQYSKMVKPGGKMVYATCSVLPSENQQQVEFFLASDAGKDFKFVKDEKVLSHKSGYDGFYMALLERK
- a CDS encoding MaoC family dehydratase is translated as MKKLVFENLKELSNIEGKQLPVGEWYTVTQQMINDFANATLDKQWIHIDEEKAAKYSPTKTTIAHGFMSVSMLSELISKQFEVKSVIMGLNYGLNKVRFPNPVPVDSELRLISSVKLIEDFQNGKKLTFDCTIEIKGQEKPACVAEFIFVLFE